The segment CTGGTTCTCAGTAGGACCCGAGGCATATCTCAGGAAACAAAAGGAAAGCATTAGCAAAAAACAAAGGTAAAGGGAGTGAGGGTTTGGGTATTAGAAGCTCAAAAAGTTCAAAATGTCATAAACAGCTTCCTAACAGTGTCGAGGGTCATAGTGGTCTGTTACTTCTATCTAGAGAGCTGGGGAGTGAGAACCAAGTTGAAAATGGAGAGATTTTTGATAGGCTAACACCACTGCCAAGATCCGAGTGGGCAATTTGGTACAAGAACCAAGTGGTGGCTATTCTAGAGGAGTTCATAGCTCAGATAAGAGCGGCTCCAATGGAAACACCGGGGTGGTTCGAGGAAGAGCTAAAGCAGGTATGGAAACATCTGTTTCCTATAACCCCAAAAAGTATCAGATTGGGGGATCTTCCTTTGGAACACAAGGCTTGGGCTCTCACACCCAATCCGTGGTGGAACTTCCTAACGGATGTGCCAGGGATCTCGTGGGAAGCATCAGAGGAGCTGAGCAGGCAAAGGAGGCCATCTGTGATGCCCCATTGGGACGAATCTGGATGGATCATTCAAGAGAGGGTTGGTGGACTTCAGAGGGATGGCCACGGCTCACTTGGGAAATTGCCCAACTCTGAAGCTGGTCCAAATTATGGCTCCGGTGCAGAGATGCGATGTGCTTCTGAGTTGCAAAGAGGACATCCTAGGCATCCTGAAACACATGATAATTTGGAAGCCAGACTGGGTGGCATCCAAGGATCTGCTGAGAAGAATGGGGTGGAGTATGGTGGAAGCGGCAGCAATGAGCGCTAATCCATCGGCGATTGAGGTGCCGTTAggtcaatttgtaaaaatgaatGTGTTACTTTGGAATTGTAGAGGAGCTTTGAACCCGAACTTCAAGAGGAGGATTTTTGAAATGGCAATCAATCATCGACCTGCCATTTTAGTAGTGACTGAAATGAGAGTGGGTGGAGACAGAGCAGCAAAAATTATTGAAGGGCTACCTTTTGATGGGTCTATTACTACGGAGACTATTGGCTATGCTGGAGGTCTGTGGATTCTCTGGAAATCAGATGAGGTGGAAGTTCTTCCTCTATCTTCCATAGAACAGGAAATACATGCCACGATTAAGGTGCGTTCTTCTAATCTCACTTGGCTTATGACTGCTATTTACGCTAGTCCTAGGTTAGCTGAAAGAagaattttatgggaaaatttaaaaactgtTGCCCATCTCCACAATTTACCTTGGCTTATGTTGGGAGATTTTAAAGAAGTGTTGGGTGGTGAGGACAAATTTGCCGGTAATCATGTCAATCTGAACAGAGCTTTAGAATTTAAGAATTGTTTAGATGAGTGTAATatgttggatttgggttttgcgGGTCCTAAGTACACCTGTACAAACCGTAGGCCCATTTCAGATTTGATATTAGAAAGAATTGATCGGTGTTTTGCTAATCTGGTGTGGCGTGTTCTTTTCCCAGAAGCTTTAGTGACTCACCTCCCAAGGACATTTTTGGACCATTGTCCAGTCTTGATTGAGTTAAGTAGAGCTAGTGCCAACCAGCAAAATAAACCCTTTTGCTTCCAAACCATGTGGTTATTGCATCATGATTTTCCAAGGGTTGTCCAGCAAGCTTGGTCCGAAGATAGAGATTTGCAGGAAGTAACTTTGGAGTTTGTAATTAGAGTTAGGAAGTGGAATTGTGAagtttttggaaatttgtttGCCAGAAAGAGGAGGATATTAGCTAGACTTCATGGTGTGCAAAAAGCGCTAGCTAATAATCCTAATGATTTTCTTTTGGAGTTGGAACAGCAGTTGATTTTAGAGTACTCTCTAACCCTCATGCAGGAAGAGGAGTATTGGGCactcaaatctaggttaaataCGGCCACATTTGGAGATCGCAATACTAATTTCTTCCATGTCTCTACATTGGTCAGGAGGCATAGTAACAAAATTAGATGTATTAAGGATGTGGAGGGTAATTGGCTGACGAATGAAGTTGAAATTAAGGACTACATCAgaaatggttttaaaaaattgtatatgaCTGAGTTGAATATGACCTCCATAACTTCGAATATCTCGGATTTTTCTTGCTGTTTTCTGGATGAGGAGGATAGAATTAGAATCGATGGGGATGTGACTAAAGAGGAGATTAAAGTTGGTTTATGGGCCCTTAAACCTTTTAAGGCACCAGGGCCAGATGGTCTGCATGCGAACTTCTATCAACATTTCTGGATAGAGGTCAAAAATTCGGTTTGCAAGGAGGTAAAGggtgtttttgaaaaaggttGTGTGTCAAATTACCTTAATGAGACGTTGATTTCTTTGATTCCCAAATGCCAAAATCTAGAATCCTTAAGCAATTATAGGCCCATTAGCTTATGCAATTCGGTCTATAAAATTGTTTCGAAGATTTTGGTGGCCCGGATTAGACCGTTTCTTGGTAGTTTAATTTCGCCGGTTCAGACTGCTTTTATTTCAGGTAGAAGAGGCACTGATAATGTTCTGATTGCCCAAGAATTGTTTCATGCTTTGGATAAGAAGAACAGGAAAACCGGTTTTATGGCTGTGAAGTTGGACTTGGAAAAGGCCTACAACAGATTAGAGTGGAGTTTTATTTACAAAGTGCTCCAAGCTTTCCATTTTCCTCCAAAAATTTCTAAGATCATCATGAGCTGTGTTACATCCATGAGAACCTCTATTTTGGTTAACAGAGGTGCCTTAGAGAAATTTGAGCCTACTAGGGGCATTAGGCAGGGGGACCCTTTGTCTCCGTATATTTTTATCCTATGTATGGAGTATTTGGGGCATCTCATTGAGCAGAAGTGTGTAAGTGGAGGGTGAACACCTTTAAAGGCTTTAAAGAACAACGTTGGTTTTTTCCATCTCCTCTTTGCGGATGACATCATCCTTTTTAGCAAGGCTGATGCTATTAGATGTGAAGCAATTTTAGatgtgcttgaaattttttgtagagaATCTAGCCAAAAGATCGGCCATAACAAgtctagaatttatttttctcctAATGTAAATGATGATTTGAAGGAGGAAATAAGTGAAAGATTGGGTGTTAGGGAGACTAATAACATAGGAAAATACCTCGAGTTTCCTCTTAAACATTGAGGGGTACCTAGAAACCCATACAAGTTTATTGTAGAGAGGGTTATGAGTAAACTTGCTAGATGGAAAGCAAAATTTCTCTCCTTTGCTGGCCGggctattttaataaaatctgtCATGTCAGTTATCCCAAATCATATAATGCAAGGGGCTATCCTACCAGCTTATGTTTGTGAGAAGTTGGATAAGATCAACTGGGATTTCTGAAGGGGGTCAACAAACGAGAAAAGAAGAATGCACATAGTGGGTTGGAGTAAGATTGTAAAGTCTAAAGAAGAATGTGGATTGGGAATACAAGAGGCAAGAGCTAAGAACATAGCCTTGTTATCCAAATAGAATTGGAGGATGTATCATGAAAAAGATGCATTGTGGGCGAAGGTAATTTCTAAATAAATATTGCTCCCATtcaagaattagatcaagggaTCTTGAAAAACTTCCATCGTCTCCCAATTGGAAAGCCATTCACTTGGGTTTCCCTATATTCCAAAAAGGGATTTCTTGGGGGATTGGTAATGGATTTGGAGTAAAGGTGTGGAGGGACAACTGGATTAATGGTGATTCTCTTAGGGATATGATTGAAGGGCCTCTTAGGCAAGGAGAACAAAATTTGACAGTTGTAGATCTGTGTTGTGGTCAAATTTGGAAATGGGAGCTGATTTCATTCGATCTCCCTCAGCCCATTAAAGAAAGGATTAAAGCAGTCCCAATTCAATTACATGGAAGTGGGAGAGATACTTTGATGTGGAAATTCTCAAATAATGGAGAATTTACTACTAGTTCAGCCTACCAATTGGCAAATCAAGGGGAGGAACCTGTCACGCAATTTCATGGCCTTTGGATCTGGAAATTAGATATTTTGTCGAGAATTACAAATTTCCTTTGGTTGTGTTTGCATGGTAGTATTCCAGTGAAGGTAGTTCTTGCGGTAAGAGGCATAAATTGTGACAATGTATGTCCATTGTGTAGAGATCAGGATGAAACTATAGTCCACCTTCTCCGTGAATGTGTTTTTGCTCGTGATTTATGGAGGGAATTGGAGGTTCCTCCGTCTCTTGTTAGTTCCTTCACTGATAATTTTGAAGTTTGGTTGAAGATTAATTGTTTAAGTGAAGTAAGGCATAAAAGGTCCACTCCTTGGtgctttcttttcctttttgttgtttGGAATTTGTGGAAAAACGGGAATAAAGTTATGTTTGACAACTCTATTCCTAACACCATGCTTGATAGGGTGTGTCTTGGCCAAGCTAAAGAATATTTTTACTATGTTAGTAAAGCCAAGCAAGTCACATCTAGGACCATTATTCCTATTAAATGGTGCAAGCTTTTGTTTGGCGATGGGGAGTGGCACACAGTCATACCAGTGGTGGTTGGCaggtacacccagaccagacaaaggtgattaagggctaaaatagtaaaatccggtcacggcaggcactataaagagGCCCTTACCGTGtacaggaacaacaacaacaataagcaCCACGGTATTGAAAACTTGAAAGTCAGGAAATAGAAACAaggattaagaaagaaaaaagataagaaaaaggggaatattagaaaaaggaaagaaaatgatagAGAGTTAGAATGGCAGGCATGTaccaataggttgattccctctctccctctcaaaatcTTGGTCTCTGCCAGAAACGAAAGGTGCTCCTGTATACCAACCATTTAGGTCCActtccctcaaagtgattaaCTTCCATGGCAGGATCTCCATAAgagattattcactttgagaagAGATGTTCTTCCCTCTTTGGTTTTGGTCCTGCGGATCAGACTTGATCTAAATTATTTACTCTCTCAATCAACTCACATACTACCCACTTGTTCccctttacttttcttataaaatgatTGTTGCTAAAACtgttattatcttttttcttattcttataAAATGATTGTTGCTAAAACtgttattatcttttttcttaagtaAGATTTATCTGTTCACCTTAATAAAGATCTCAaagtatttgattttattattattatcatatctgTCTGTCGCAACTCATTTGAAACAGTTCTGCCGGCCGTAAGCGTGCTCCTGGGAAACGAGGCATAATttgtgcacaagccggaccaagtTGAGTTGCAattggaccggtctcaactcccATACCCAAAACACTCAAGCCCAATACCGCAGGAGGCAACCTAGCCcactttaaccaaaaaagacCCACTACAGTGATCAAAGCTTTATTGAAGAAGGTCCTCAagagactctttttttttttttttttttttttttttacaaagatGATAGAAGTTCCTCAAGAGATGTAGTCCACCATTCAACTAAAAGACTCCTATCTATTTGAAATTGCTgagatagaaattttttttaaaacataaactaATTACTAACTCGgcaattttaaataagtgagtcttttagtggaataGTGGACAAATGACGTGGTCCACCAGAGAACTATATAATTTTTCCCTCAAGAGACtcctactactactactactactactactattattattattattattattattttgtttcttttatagtcttttttatgtttaaataaAGCTTCCATCCAATGCTTTTTTGCATTAGATGAGACACTAAACTAATTCATAGTTATTTTAAGATACATGTCATATTTGTGCCTCCACTAGTGTATAAGAGCATTATAGGTAAGCTGAACTCTTAATACATTTCTAGTAGTCTAGCTAACTATATAATGTGTGATAAAGTgaagttattttttaatatgacGAGAATTATCACCTATTAATAAAGGTGACCAAGTTACATTGAGGTGAAACCCTATTATCATTATTATCCAAAAtgacaaaagagaagaaaaaaaataaaaataaaaattatcattggATTCAGCATATTACTATTCTATTTAACCACGTTATAATTTAGTAtggaaaaattattagaaaaattataaaattacatGTGAGTTACCTTGATTTGAAAATTAACTATTATGTGggtctctattcttttttttttttttggttaataggCATAATATTAAACAACAAAAGATGCTACAAACTGGCCACAGAGGCCAAAGTAGAGGCTACCCGCCTATAACTGCACAGACCATTTCtatcaaatacaagtaaaccaTCTAATTCATTAGAGGGGGAAacatcaaaaataacaaaatcctcCCTTATGTAGCACCCATTCTTGGCCAAGTAGTCAGCACACCTGTTCACCTCTCTAAACACATGAGCTACCCAAACTTGTGTGAGACTTGCCATGAGAGATCTATAGTCAAGAAGCAatggagaaaattttttattagagttGTCAGCATTTTTTACCATCTCTACTATTACCTTGGCATCAAGTTCCACTTCCAAATTACTAATTACCAGCTGAATGGCAAGAAATAACCCATCCATCAAGGCCCACAATTCTGCCATAACACTTGTAGTGTACCCAATTGATCTCAAGTACCCTCTAATCCACACTCCATCACTATTTCTAATTAGACCTCCACCACCAGCTCTACCTGGGTTTCCAAGCGAAGCGCCATCTGTGTTAAGTTTGTGCCAACTCGGATtagaaaactattttgtttgtttgtctgctgtggcaccctttcctgctacAGTGTGGGTGCTTTCTTTTTCTcgatccctcatggcatgcacctagtggttctaGCTCAGCTTTGCCtatttgggtggtatgtcatcccagcaggacacttCCCCTAAAAGAGCCCTAGCAGAAACCTCAAAATAGGTCTTCCCTTCTCCCCACCGCCAAACCATGCCTTCTTACCTTTGACCCATGACCTCATCGTGTCCTGTATTGGCTAGGTATAGGTCGGTGAGGTTTGGGCCTTACGCGTGCCTCTTttccatgtatgtccaaaatctgcctgctgctcatgcgtctgtTGTGGTTGGTTTGCACAGTCTACCGTCCGTTCTTGACTATTTTCTggtttccctttcctttatgTCTCGCCCTATTTGGGGCCGAGCCTTGCTTGATGGTGGACTTTGCTTTTTCTTCAGCCCACCCTTCTTCCTGCTACTATCTCCTACCATACCACTCTATCATTCCTATTGCAaagttgttttgtttcaatctgGTTGGGCCTCTTTGGGCCTGCCGTTTATTCTTCCCCTAATGGCCCGACAAGGCCATTGATTTTTGTGTTACATCACTAGCGGGCTCCTGCgtcccatttgttttcccttgggcGTCCCGAGCTCGTTTGCTTTCCTTGGGTTTCCTTGGCCTTTTTCCTAACTTTGCAATACCATGGGCTTTTATTGAAttctttgggcttccccggcccaattaCAATtctctcatccttggggttcatgggcttgccatcaaccccttactttctttgctttcattactttgggcctgtcACAGCCCATTTtcacttttccacatcatatactgcccatggtttactttttctctctttccgggctcCTTTAGGCCCATTTACCtattcaagacccatttgtttatctcatgggcctctgatccattattcctgccgttTGGGCTTAATGGGTTTTTTATTCGTTTGCCAACTCCTTTCTGTCCGTGTTGCTGGgcttctctcttcctcttggACTTCCGAAATGGCCATCAACAATCACATATATTGGAAAGCCAATAAGTGTGCACACATGCAAAATTAGGTGCCAAACAATCTACTATCTATGTTGGTTTTGATAACCTACAACATTTGGTGATAATTCATGCTCACTTTTGATAAAGTCGAACTCTACCTAAAACATGATggtttatatttaatatattttgactcattgatatatatatttttttaataaaaaacttaacataACCTCGTTGttgttgatattattattattattttgtttactcaattacataaacttgttatttTAGATAATTCCAGAAACCTCCCTTTGCTTTCATGTGAAATGTGTAGTGCCTCTTCAGCTCAAATGAACTATCATTGATAGCATATATACTATAACACCAACAATTCGAAACTGAAGCATCAAATTTGTGTTTgataaagtatatatatttttaataaaatatttgtatacATGCATTGCATATTACTTACACTTTCATAACATGCTCATTTATGCTTTCCtaaagaaattttgaaatatctttaccaataagaaaaaatttcaaaaaacactAATAATTACAACAACTTCATTTCGAAAtcttacctttatttatagGTTTTCCGAAACATTTTTGCTTTctcaaaacaaatttattttcctccctccaaaaaaaaaagaaaaaaaaatccaatttatgtttttattttctttacagTAATTTTTAAACCCACCTCATCAATTATTTGGGCTAGATATCTAGCCAAACTCAAGCCCAATTCATAAAATCTTCCAAGACAGCCCAGCCTACTaaaaacccaacccaccaaacaaaaaaacaaaaaaaaaaaacttaaaaccctaaacctaaaaaacacacacacatatataagtaTAATCGTATGTTTCCTCAATTCCCCATTTTGCATTCTCTGTGAAAAGAGCTGCCGCCATCTCCAgctctctcaactctcaagttcgctctctctctctctctctctctctctctctctctgcaataTCAAATATGGGTTTTAgctctttttgtttatttgtgatTGGTATTttgcagagaaaaaaaaagctctGAAACATGGCTGCTCCTCCTTATGCTGTGAAACCCGCGAAGCAGCTGGGTCCAGATGGTGGCGAGGAACAAATTCACAAAATCAGGATCACTCTCACTTCAAAGAATGTTAAAAACATTGAAAAGGGTACCTCCAAAATActttctttcttgcttttgttttggatttttagttCTAATCTGCGTAGACCCATATGATGAAAATGGTgattaaacaataataatgtgGATCTGAGTATGGTTTAGTTTCAGAGATGAAACACTCTTAGAGTATGTGTGAATTTTTGTTAAATCTTGTATGTTAGTATCaggtattttcatttttttaatgtgcgTTTTCTGAGTCAAATCTGATTTATTTAGTTGGTTTTGGAAATGGGTTAGTTTCACAAATggtattttaatgaattttctgTGTTATATGTTTGTATCAGTTTTtagctatgatttttttttcttattcagTTCTGATTTGATCTTAATTGGTTTATAGCTGAGGTTGTAAACCTTTTTAGCATCTTATATCTGTTTAGAACAAGAATAATAACGCAACAATTTGactgatggttttttttttttttttttaatttatttattgatagtTTGTGCTGATTTGGTTCGCGGCGCCAAGGATAAGATGTTGAGGGTTAAGGGCCCAGTGAGAATCCCCACCAAGGTTCTGCACATCACCACCAGGAAGTCCCCTTGTGGTGAAGGTATATTTTCTATATCTTAATGTAGGATTCAATTGATTGCCTTCACAAATATATCGTCACCATTGTTTACCAATATTCATTTGATAATCCTATCTAATTCAATTTTAAGCATGCCTATGTTTTAAGTTGGTATATTAGCTAGTGGTGTTCCATAGGGGTTTTGTGTCACAATCAAAAGGGAGCAGGTCGAGATTCAAAAGTTAACCTTTGTATGGTTTGGGTTGAGTTGTCTGTCTCAATATGtacgtaaaaataaaaaatgatccctatttttaatatcttacTGTACTTTTATTCATTTGATAATCCTATGTTTTAGCTAGTTCCTTAGTGAACCTGTAATGAATGTGAGCATTGGAAtcgaaagaaaatgaaattgttaGTGGTGTCCCATATTGGTTTTGTATCAGAATCTTAAGGCAGCAGGGAGAGGTTGGAAAGTCAACTCTTGTGGGGTTTGGGTTGAGTATTCTCTTGATGTACATAAAATGTGTTTGTCTGTCCTTATCCCTTTGATTTTGACTCTTGTATAGAATAAACTGAAAAAACATACTTTGAAAGTTTGAAGCTATAGCCTCAATACTCAGCATGCCACACAACTGAATGCCCCTAattgttgttttcattttgatctAAAAATTGAAGTCAACCTATAAAATTAGCCTGttatttaacaatttatgtcatTGATCTACAGATGTTGGTTATATGTATGTTTAAGTGGTATGCTAAGGTTCCTTGTGACTTGACTTAATTCTGGATTAATCTTCAGTTGGATTTGCGCCAACTCATTGTATTCTTCAGTGTCTGTATATCACACTTATCAccctttttaatattttcccttAAGAATGCCATGGTTTGTTGCATTTCAATCATGCTATACCT is part of the Quercus robur chromosome 9, dhQueRobu3.1, whole genome shotgun sequence genome and harbors:
- the LOC126698710 gene encoding 40S ribosomal protein S20-2-like, yielding MAAPPYAVKPAKQLGPDGGEEQIHKIRITLTSKNVKNIEKVCADLVRGAKDKMLRVKGPVRIPTKVLHITTRKSPCGEGTNTWDRFELRIHKRVIDLFSSPDVVKQITSITIEPGVEVEVTIADS